In the genome of Ignavibacteriales bacterium, one region contains:
- a CDS encoding rhodanese-like domain-containing protein, with amino-acid sequence MQKKIILQIIIFSSLTGFVFNYFNPDGIGLIRSETERTWADSLEIGEPDSYKSIDSLKAHIDTIVVKTEGLKIDSTNDKRTVKKQFPIEDKGFDKPLAISIKQAYKFFNQGMPFIDARNREDFLRNHIPNSINIPFYQFEGYKGELKNIIETKPFVIYCNGKDCDMSDMLGDVLFEMGYKKIYLFVGGWEEWEAAKYPSSIPYEEM; translated from the coding sequence ATGCAGAAAAAAATAATTTTACAAATAATCATTTTCAGCAGTCTCACCGGATTTGTATTTAACTACTTTAATCCGGATGGTATTGGATTAATCCGAAGTGAGACCGAACGAACCTGGGCTGATTCACTAGAAATTGGTGAACCTGATTCTTATAAGAGTATAGATTCACTAAAAGCACACATCGACACTATTGTTGTGAAGACTGAAGGTTTAAAGATTGATTCCACAAATGATAAGCGCACGGTCAAAAAACAATTTCCAATTGAGGATAAAGGATTTGATAAGCCTTTAGCCATAAGCATCAAACAGGCATATAAATTCTTTAATCAAGGAATGCCATTTATAGATGCCAGGAACCGGGAAGATTTTTTGAGAAATCATATTCCCAATTCTATAAATATTCCATTCTACCAGTTTGAAGGATATAAAGGTGAGTTAAAAAATATTATTGAAACAAAACCTTTTGTGATTTACTGCAATGGTAAAGATTGTGATATGAGTGATATGCTTGGAGATGTACTTTTTGAAATGGGTTATAAAAAGATCTATTTATTTGTCGGCGGATGGGAAGAGTGGGAAGCG
- a CDS encoding DUF4878 domain-containing protein → MKHLHKFSFIAALIIFLFAGCGGSSGPDDVVNDFFRSIESGDTDKAAGMMSSQLVSMMGKEKLATALEEQTKEMKEKGGISDIKITDKEEKEESVTMNVTITYGDGSTKSEKTKLVLEDGEWKIGIAK, encoded by the coding sequence ATGAAACATCTTCACAAGTTCAGTTTTATAGCGGCACTTATTATTTTTTTATTTGCAGGATGTGGCGGATCATCAGGACCGGATGATGTGGTAAATGATTTTTTCAGATCAATTGAATCGGGTGACACAGACAAAGCAGCTGGAATGATGTCATCTCAATTAGTATCTATGATGGGAAAAGAAAAATTGGCAACTGCACTTGAAGAGCAAACCAAGGAAATGAAGGAGAAGGGCGGAATAAGTGATATAAAAATTACCGATAAGGAAGAGAAGGAAGAGTCGGTTACGATGAACGTAACCATAACTTACGGAGATGGTTCAACCAAAAGTGAAAAAACGAAATTAGTGCTTGAAGACGGTGAATGGAAGATAGGTATAGCAAAATAG
- a CDS encoding glutamine--tRNA ligase/YqeY domain fusion protein gives MNDKSETLNERSKNFIYEIIDEDIKTDKWGGRIHTRFPPEPNGYLHIGHAKSICLNYGIARDYRGKFNLRFDDTNPTKEEQEYVDSIIEDVKWLGGDFEDRIFFASDYFDKMYDLAVELIKKGKAYVDDSDSETMRGLRGTVTEAGKESPNRNRSVEDNLNLFEKMKNGEFKNGEKVLRAKIDMTSPNMLLRDPVMYRIIHSSHHRTGDKWCIYPTYDWAHGLEDSFEGITHSICTLEFEVHRPLYDWFLNELGVYHPQQMEFARLNLSYTVMSKRKLLELVQQGLVDGWDDPRMPTISAYRRRGYTPEAIQNFAEIIGVAKRDALTDIALLEYSIREDLNKKAQRLMAVLKPLKVVITNYADNMIEELDAVNNPEDESMGQRKIPFAKELYIEQSDFMENPPKGYHRLIPGGEVRLRYAYIIKCEEVIKNESGEVIELRCTYDPETKSGNSTSTKKVKGTIHWVSVNHAVSSEVRLYDRLLTVEDPSAEKEKDYKELINPDSLEIISDAKIEPFVRNAEPGARFQFERQGYFCVDSKYTTSDKLVFNRTVTLKDTWTKVSGRK, from the coding sequence TTGAACGACAAATCAGAAACTCTAAATGAAAGATCAAAAAATTTTATTTACGAAATTATTGATGAAGATATAAAAACCGATAAATGGGGAGGAAGAATTCATACAAGGTTTCCCCCCGAACCTAACGGCTATCTTCATATTGGTCACGCAAAATCTATATGCCTGAACTACGGCATTGCAAGAGATTATAGAGGCAAATTTAACCTGCGCTTCGATGATACTAACCCAACCAAGGAAGAACAGGAATATGTTGATTCGATTATTGAAGATGTTAAATGGCTCGGCGGAGATTTTGAAGACCGAATATTTTTTGCATCCGATTATTTTGATAAAATGTATGACCTTGCAGTTGAACTTATTAAGAAGGGTAAAGCTTATGTAGATGATTCAGACTCTGAAACAATGAGAGGACTAAGAGGAACCGTTACTGAAGCAGGAAAAGAGAGTCCGAACAGAAACAGATCTGTTGAGGATAACCTTAACCTGTTTGAAAAAATGAAAAACGGAGAATTTAAAAACGGTGAAAAAGTTCTTCGTGCAAAGATTGATATGACCTCTCCGAATATGCTTCTTCGTGATCCTGTTATGTATAGAATTATTCACTCAAGCCATCATCGTACCGGTGATAAGTGGTGCATCTATCCAACTTATGACTGGGCGCACGGACTTGAAGATTCATTCGAGGGCATTACACATTCAATCTGTACACTTGAATTTGAAGTTCATCGTCCGCTTTATGATTGGTTCCTTAACGAACTTGGAGTTTATCATCCGCAGCAGATGGAATTTGCCAGGCTAAATCTTAGTTATACTGTAATGAGTAAAAGAAAATTACTTGAACTTGTTCAGCAGGGATTAGTTGATGGATGGGATGATCCGAGAATGCCGACAATCTCTGCATACAGAAGAAGAGGTTATACACCGGAAGCAATTCAAAACTTTGCAGAAATAATCGGTGTTGCCAAACGTGATGCACTAACTGATATTGCATTGCTGGAATATTCTATCAGAGAAGACCTGAATAAAAAAGCTCAGCGATTAATGGCGGTATTGAAACCGTTAAAAGTTGTGATCACAAATTACGCTGATAATATGATTGAGGAACTCGATGCTGTAAATAATCCTGAAGATGAAAGTATGGGGCAAAGAAAAATTCCTTTTGCAAAAGAATTGTATATCGAACAAAGTGATTTTATGGAAAATCCTCCTAAAGGTTATCACCGATTAATTCCTGGAGGAGAAGTACGATTACGCTATGCTTATATAATCAAATGTGAAGAAGTAATTAAGAATGAATCAGGTGAAGTTATTGAACTCAGGTGCACATATGATCCTGAAACCAAAAGCGGTAATTCGACCAGCACAAAAAAAGTGAAGGGCACTATCCATTGGGTCTCTGTCAATCACGCTGTAAGTTCTGAAGTAAGACTTTACGACAGGCTTCTTACGGTTGAAGATCCTTCCGCTGAAAAAGAAAAAGACTATAAGGAATTAATTAATCCTGATTCACTTGAAATTATAAGCGACGCAAAGATTGAACCATTTGTCCGCAATGCCGAACCCGGCGCAAGATTTCAGTTCGAGAGACAGGGATATTTCTGTGTTGATTCAAAGTATACAACGAGTGACAAACTGGTATTTAACAGGACAGTAACTCTTAAGGATACGTGGACAAAAGTTTCGGGAAGAAAATAA
- a CDS encoding DUF3307 domain-containing protein — translation MNSILLQVLLPLTSAHLLGDFIFQSDNDVKNKKRYSIFIKHILILTLLSYLLTGMWNDYIIPLSILVSHTIIDLLKKQIKKDTFILFAADQFAHLLVIMILVFYMQPAFESGDAQSYWYNIFGNGYLVTLTIASALIMTTKVSSIIVTYTIKPVQFKLFQSDSSEIQINTGRLVGQLERTIILLLFIADMPAVIGFLITAKSILRYGEIKNEKDKSMVEYILIGTLISFALGIAIGYSTTEFIKLIN, via the coding sequence ATGAATAGTATTTTGTTACAGGTATTACTGCCTTTAACTTCAGCGCATTTGCTCGGGGATTTTATATTCCAGAGCGATAATGATGTAAAGAATAAAAAGAGATACAGTATATTCATAAAACATATCCTGATACTTACACTGCTTAGTTATCTGCTAACGGGTATGTGGAATGATTATATAATACCGCTGTCAATTCTGGTCTCTCACACAATCATTGATTTGCTGAAAAAACAAATTAAAAAAGATACGTTTATCCTTTTCGCAGCAGACCAGTTTGCACACCTGCTGGTAATAATGATATTAGTGTTTTATATGCAACCGGCTTTTGAAAGCGGTGATGCACAAAGTTATTGGTATAATATTTTTGGTAACGGATACTTAGTCACATTGACTATTGCTTCAGCGCTGATAATGACTACGAAGGTCAGCAGTATTATTGTCACTTATACTATCAAGCCGGTTCAGTTTAAATTATTTCAGAGTGATTCGTCAGAAATCCAGATAAATACGGGACGTTTAGTCGGTCAGCTTGAACGAACGATTATACTGTTGTTGTTTATTGCAGATATGCCTGCAGTGATTGGATTTTTAATTACCGCAAAATCTATTTTGAGATATGGCGAGATTAAAAACGAAAAAGATAAATCTATGGTTGAATATATTTTAATCGGAACGCTGATAAGTTTTGCCCTTGGAATTGCAATCGGCTACTCCACAACTGAATTTATAAAACTTATAAACTGA
- a CDS encoding glutamate--tRNA ligase, whose translation MINNSPRVRFAPSPTGYLHVGGLRTALYNFLFAKKNNGTFVLRIEDTDRNRFVEGAVENLISALKWAGLDYDEGPELDGKFGPYQQSQRLEIYKSHADELIKTRKAYYCFCTPERLQSLREEQEKQKLPQAKYDKHCLHLSQSEVEKKLSENIPYVIRLNVESGITIKFDDVIREHVEFESNNVDDQVLIKSDGFPTYHLANVVDDHLMKITHVIRGEEWLSSTPKHVLLYDAFRWERPVFAHLPLLLNPDKSKLSKRQGDVAVEDYRDKGYLKDALINFVALLGWNAGDDKEFYIMDELINSFSLERVNKSGAVFDIQKLNWLNAEHLRKMDDKDILELLKAEFLKPEFDSYKFTDEYLLLVIQSMKERVSFVKEFITSCAYFYNSPDTYEQKSIEKNWKEDTPSHLLKIKDAFSLLTNPSKEDYENALTSVANELNVGKGKLIHPLRLAVSGQSTGPGMFDLLFILGKDEVLKRIDAIITALRN comes from the coding sequence ATGATCAACAATTCACCGCGTGTTCGATTTGCTCCAAGTCCGACAGGATATCTTCATGTTGGCGGACTAAGAACAGCGCTATATAATTTTTTATTTGCAAAAAAAAATAATGGGACTTTTGTACTTCGTATCGAAGATACTGACAGGAACAGGTTTGTAGAAGGTGCCGTTGAAAATCTTATTTCTGCATTGAAATGGGCAGGGCTTGATTATGATGAAGGTCCTGAATTAGATGGGAAATTCGGTCCTTACCAGCAATCACAAAGATTGGAAATCTATAAATCTCATGCTGATGAGCTCATCAAAACCAGAAAGGCGTATTACTGTTTTTGTACTCCGGAAAGACTTCAATCTTTAAGGGAAGAACAGGAAAAACAAAAACTTCCGCAGGCAAAATATGATAAACATTGTCTTCATCTTTCTCAAAGTGAAGTGGAGAAAAAGTTATCAGAAAATATTCCATATGTGATAAGATTAAATGTAGAATCTGGAATAACAATAAAATTTGATGATGTGATAAGAGAGCACGTTGAATTTGAAAGTAATAATGTAGATGATCAGGTATTGATTAAAAGTGACGGCTTCCCTACTTATCATCTTGCAAATGTTGTCGATGATCACTTAATGAAAATAACTCACGTGATTCGCGGCGAAGAATGGTTATCATCAACACCAAAACATGTTTTGTTGTACGATGCATTCAGATGGGAACGACCTGTGTTTGCTCATCTTCCTTTGCTTCTCAATCCGGATAAATCAAAATTAAGCAAACGCCAGGGCGATGTTGCTGTTGAGGATTACAGGGATAAAGGATATCTGAAAGATGCGCTAATCAACTTTGTTGCACTGCTTGGATGGAATGCAGGCGATGACAAAGAATTTTATATAATGGATGAACTCATCAATTCATTCTCTCTTGAAAGAGTTAATAAGTCTGGAGCTGTTTTTGATATCCAGAAACTAAACTGGCTGAACGCTGAACATCTGCGTAAGATGGATGACAAGGATATTCTTGAATTACTCAAAGCAGAATTTTTAAAGCCTGAATTTGATTCGTATAAATTTACAGATGAGTATTTACTGCTTGTTATTCAGTCGATGAAAGAAAGAGTGAGTTTTGTCAAAGAATTTATTACAAGTTGTGCGTACTTCTATAACTCTCCCGATACTTATGAACAAAAGTCTATTGAAAAAAACTGGAAAGAAGACACCCCCTCACATCTTTTAAAAATAAAAGATGCATTTAGTCTGCTTACAAATCCTTCAAAAGAGGATTATGAAAATGCCTTAACATCTGTTGCAAATGAATTGAATGTAGGTAAAGGCAAGTTAATTCACCCGCTAAGATTGGCAGTCTCAGGACAAAGTACGGGTCCGGGAATGTTTGATCTGCTTTTTATTCTTGGTAAGGATGAAGTTTTGAAAAGAATAGATGCGATTATTACAGCATTGAGGAATTGA
- a CDS encoding response regulator, producing MQSSKIENLSSYNKLIKTALKASYDFPEILSDFLVSEYELSAVVLFKVNDDNLVVLGKSASAKKAYTKNSVHKCKVCTSLKTQPSAITLNSQPDCELQTSDFVLYESCLFITLPNGQKILLKIAQKSPFSKADHENFLVIGESVSHLLSLWMGDKLNTSTQMSEIVTNIAHELRTPTNSIMGFASLLNEESLTPSQSEYVITLKENAYNLLSLINDLVDLAKLESGSTKDTAASVNPKNFVEEILKLISEKIDKSKIDFMVDVEENVNKQVKFDTQKLRYVINNVIAVSLRQMDSGKITISVSMPSADRLNFRISDTSAGIPSAKLKDIFKPFVPFELGTNKIAGTTGLGLALTKKYIEYLNGTIDISSSVGKGSTYNFSISTESMTAIESQISALPKPGKKNSVLVVEDDYATSKLLSNYLNKWGYEPTIVNSAEQALKIIERESFLAILLDVVLPDANGLELLKEIREKKNAKHTPVIICSVEAEQQKAFLMGAVEYFVKPIQYQYLVEVLTSYKLKKDSNILIVDDDIPTLNLIREAVEQAGFNAVAESHSSKVESLIEGKNLDLAIIDLDMPELNGFELIKLIKTKPEFKKLPVIIYTGKENYKEDLKKIDGMFEELLEKSSSNIEDLAETINAMINRYDEPSTPEEVVAKKDAVKILLVEDYKHSQIIVTRLLKKNNFDSIVVVENGLEALEEAKVHKYNLILMDMQMPVMNGFEATEKIRLLPGYKDTPIIALTAFAMKGDREKCLDAGATDYIPKPIDSQEFIEKVKFYTESKVKV from the coding sequence ATGCAAAGTTCAAAAATCGAAAATTTAAGTTCATACAATAAGCTGATTAAAACAGCTCTAAAAGCATCTTACGATTTCCCGGAAATTTTAAGTGATTTCCTGGTGTCCGAATATGAGTTAAGCGCCGTTGTCTTATTTAAAGTTAATGATGACAATCTTGTGGTACTGGGAAAATCAGCTTCTGCTAAAAAAGCATATACAAAAAATTCCGTACACAAATGTAAAGTATGCACCTCATTAAAGACCCAGCCATCTGCAATCACTTTAAATTCCCAACCTGATTGTGAACTTCAGACGTCGGATTTTGTGCTTTATGAAAGTTGTTTGTTTATCACTTTACCCAACGGACAAAAAATTTTACTGAAGATCGCTCAGAAATCACCCTTTTCAAAAGCTGATCATGAAAACTTTTTGGTTATTGGAGAATCAGTCAGCCATCTTCTAAGCCTTTGGATGGGAGATAAGCTAAACACTTCCACCCAAATGTCAGAAATCGTTACGAACATTGCGCATGAATTACGTACCCCCACAAACAGCATAATGGGATTTGCCTCACTTCTGAATGAGGAAAGTCTTACTCCCTCGCAATCCGAGTATGTAATAACTTTGAAGGAAAATGCCTACAACTTATTGTCGCTGATCAATGACCTTGTTGATCTAGCAAAACTGGAAAGCGGAAGTACAAAGGATACTGCAGCTTCTGTAAATCCTAAAAATTTTGTTGAAGAAATACTAAAACTAATTTCTGAAAAGATAGATAAATCCAAAATCGACTTTATGGTTGATGTGGAAGAGAATGTAAATAAGCAGGTAAAATTTGACACTCAGAAACTTAGATATGTAATTAATAATGTCATTGCGGTTTCGTTGCGTCAAATGGACAGCGGAAAAATTACAATTTCCGTTTCAATGCCTTCTGCTGACAGACTTAATTTCAGAATTTCAGATACAAGTGCCGGAATTCCTTCTGCCAAATTGAAAGATATTTTCAAACCATTTGTTCCATTTGAACTTGGCACTAATAAAATTGCAGGAACCACAGGTCTCGGACTTGCTCTTACCAAAAAGTATATAGAATACCTTAACGGTACTATTGATATAAGCAGTTCAGTCGGAAAAGGTTCTACATATAATTTCAGTATCTCGACTGAATCAATGACAGCAATTGAAAGCCAGATCAGCGCGCTGCCAAAACCAGGAAAGAAAAATAGTGTTCTTGTTGTTGAGGATGATTACGCAACTTCCAAATTATTAAGTAACTATCTCAACAAGTGGGGTTATGAACCCACCATTGTAAACTCTGCTGAGCAGGCGTTAAAAATTATTGAGCGTGAAAGTTTCCTTGCTATACTTTTAGATGTAGTACTCCCGGATGCTAATGGTCTTGAACTATTAAAGGAAATCCGCGAAAAGAAAAATGCAAAACACACACCCGTAATAATCTGTTCTGTTGAAGCTGAACAGCAAAAAGCATTTTTAATGGGTGCTGTTGAATACTTTGTAAAACCGATTCAATATCAATATCTGGTTGAAGTACTCACAAGTTACAAGTTGAAAAAGGATTCAAATATCCTGATAGTTGATGATGATATACCAACACTAAACCTGATACGTGAAGCTGTTGAACAAGCCGGGTTCAATGCGGTTGCTGAATCTCATTCATCAAAAGTTGAGTCGCTGATTGAAGGAAAAAACCTGGATCTTGCAATCATCGATCTTGATATGCCTGAGCTAAATGGATTTGAACTTATTAAGCTCATCAAAACAAAACCTGAGTTCAAAAAACTTCCTGTTATCATCTATACCGGGAAAGAAAATTATAAAGAAGACCTGAAGAAAATTGATGGAATGTTTGAAGAGCTTCTCGAAAAAAGCAGTTCAAATATCGAAGACCTCGCCGAGACCATCAATGCAATGATAAACAGGTACGACGAACCTTCAACCCCTGAAGAAGTAGTTGCTAAAAAAGATGCGGTAAAGATTTTACTGGTTGAAGATTATAAACATTCACAGATAATTGTAACCCGGTTATTAAAGAAAAATAATTTTGATTCAATAGTAGTTGTTGAGAATGGACTTGAAGCACTGGAAGAAGCTAAGGTTCATAAGTATAATCTCATCTTAATGGATATGCAGATGCCTGTGATGAATGGATTTGAAGCTACTGAAAAAATCAGGCTTTTACCGGGATACAAAGACACTCCGATCATAGCTTTAACAGCATTTGCAATGAAAGGTGACCGTGAAAAATGTCTTGATGCAGGCGCAACGGATTATATTCCCAAACCAATTGACAGCCAGGAATTTATTGAGAAAGTAAAATTCTATACTGAATCAAAAGTTAAAGTGTGA
- a CDS encoding AbgT family transporter, translating into MTDNNQNQVSFISRSLGIIEKVGNALPHPGTLFALFAVGVIIISGITSMFNLEVTHPGTGEIIRPVSLLSVDGLHRIVTSMVNNFTSFAPLGTVLVAMLGIGIAEGSGLIGTVLRLLVIKAPKKLLTFVIVFAGVLSNTASEVGYVLLVPLAATIFLAVGRHPIAGLAAAFAGVSGGYSANLLLGTVDPLLAGLSEEAARIIDPSYVVNPAANFYFMFVSTFFIAIAGTWVTEKLVIPRLGDYKGKSSHEEIKAVTSDEKRGLKYALFSVVIFIIILAIGLIPENGFLRETGTGSILHSPFLEGIVAFIFLGAALFGIMYGIGARTLKSDSDVMKGMGKSIETLGVYIVLVFFAAQFVAFFNWTNLGIIIAVEGASILKAIGLGEIPLMVGFILLTAFINLFMGSASAKWAIMAPVFIPMFMLLGYTPEFTQTAYRIGDSVSNIVSPMMTYFALIVAFVQKYDDKAGIGTVIATMLPYTVIFFILWSVLFSLWIFFGLPVGPGAELYLVE; encoded by the coding sequence ATGACTGATAATAACCAAAACCAGGTGTCGTTTATTTCCAGGAGTCTTGGGATAATTGAAAAAGTTGGTAATGCACTGCCTCATCCCGGAACTCTGTTTGCTTTATTTGCGGTTGGTGTAATTATTATATCCGGTATTACAAGTATGTTCAATCTGGAAGTGACTCACCCCGGAACCGGGGAGATAATCCGTCCGGTTAGTTTGTTGTCTGTTGACGGGCTTCACAGAATTGTTACTTCAATGGTAAATAATTTTACGAGCTTTGCACCATTAGGGACTGTACTTGTTGCTATGCTGGGTATCGGTATTGCGGAGGGGAGTGGTTTAATAGGAACAGTATTAAGACTTCTTGTAATAAAAGCCCCTAAAAAACTTTTGACATTTGTGATTGTATTTGCCGGTGTTCTATCTAACACCGCCAGCGAGGTAGGTTATGTTCTTTTAGTTCCCTTAGCGGCTACAATTTTTCTGGCAGTTGGAAGACATCCTATTGCCGGTTTAGCGGCAGCATTCGCAGGAGTATCCGGCGGATATAGTGCAAACTTACTGCTTGGTACTGTTGATCCTTTATTAGCTGGTCTTTCAGAAGAAGCAGCAAGAATTATTGATCCCTCCTATGTAGTAAATCCTGCAGCGAATTTTTATTTCATGTTTGTCTCAACATTTTTTATTGCGATTGCAGGGACCTGGGTAACAGAAAAGTTAGTTATTCCGAGACTTGGAGATTATAAAGGAAAGTCATCTCACGAAGAAATAAAAGCAGTAACATCCGACGAGAAGCGAGGATTAAAATATGCACTTTTCTCAGTTGTCATTTTTATAATCATTCTTGCCATCGGGTTGATTCCGGAAAATGGATTTCTAAGAGAAACGGGAACAGGAAGTATACTACATTCACCTTTCCTTGAAGGAATAGTTGCATTTATTTTTTTGGGTGCGGCGTTATTCGGTATTATGTATGGAATTGGTGCCCGGACTTTGAAGAGTGATTCTGATGTGATGAAAGGCATGGGAAAATCAATCGAGACTTTAGGTGTTTATATAGTTCTTGTTTTTTTTGCAGCCCAGTTTGTTGCGTTCTTCAATTGGACGAACCTTGGTATTATCATTGCAGTTGAAGGCGCATCAATATTAAAGGCAATCGGACTTGGTGAAATTCCTTTAATGGTTGGATTTATTTTGCTTACTGCTTTTATAAATCTCTTTATGGGTAGTGCTTCTGCAAAGTGGGCGATAATGGCTCCAGTCTTTATCCCGATGTTCATGCTGCTTGGATATACTCCTGAGTTCACACAAACTGCTTATCGTATCGGTGATTCAGTCTCCAATATTGTATCTCCGATGATGACTTACTTTGCATTGATAGTCGCATTCGTTCAGAAGTATGATGATAAAGCAGGAATAGGAACGGTGATTGCCACAATGCTGCCATACACGGTTATCTTTTTTATACTCTGGTCAGTTCTGTTTTCGCTCTGGATATTCTTTGGGCTGCCTGTTGGTCCGGGTGCTGAATTGTATCTTGTTGAATGA
- a CDS encoding NAD(P)/FAD-dependent oxidoreductase, which yields MKKRKVIIIGGGFGGISAAKLFNDERFDVLIIDKTNHHLFQPLLYQVASAALSPGDIAFPIREIFRNYKNIQVIMDEVISIDKESKLVISAAGRYEYDYLIIATGSRHSYFGKNEWEQFAPGLKTLKDGLLLRENILNSFEEAEKLGNSNEAKKYLTFVIVGGGPTGVEMAGAIAEIAKKTLLKDFRRIDPSATRIILLEGLPKILSAYPDSLSKHAVDVLNSLGVEVRLNTFMTDVNPDGVRVGEETIETVNIIWAAGNEISPLIKSLNIDTDKAGRAKVNADLSIPGNPEVFVIGDAALVMQDEKQLPGTAPVAMQEGRYVAHTIISGKDFEDRVHFRYLDKGDMATIGRAQAVANIRGLKLTGFFAWLAWCFIHIFYLIGFRNRFRVMAEWIWSYITFKRGIRLIVGKRGDG from the coding sequence ATGAAAAAACGTAAAGTTATAATTATTGGCGGAGGATTTGGCGGGATAAGTGCGGCTAAACTTTTTAATGATGAAAGATTTGACGTACTAATTATCGATAAGACGAATCACCACCTATTTCAACCGTTGTTATACCAGGTTGCAAGTGCGGCATTGTCTCCTGGTGATATCGCATTCCCGATCCGTGAGATCTTCCGTAATTACAAAAATATCCAGGTAATCATGGATGAAGTAATTTCAATCGATAAAGAAAGTAAACTGGTTATTTCTGCTGCGGGCAGATATGAGTATGACTATCTCATCATAGCGACCGGGTCAAGACACTCCTATTTTGGAAAAAACGAATGGGAACAATTTGCCCCCGGATTAAAAACTCTTAAAGACGGACTGCTGCTGAGAGAAAATATTCTTAACTCTTTTGAAGAAGCTGAAAAACTTGGTAACTCAAATGAAGCAAAGAAGTATCTAACTTTCGTAATTGTCGGCGGGGGACCAACAGGAGTTGAAATGGCTGGCGCAATTGCAGAGATAGCCAAAAAAACTTTGCTTAAAGATTTCAGGCGAATTGACCCTTCCGCAACAAGAATAATTTTACTCGAAGGTTTACCTAAAATACTTTCTGCTTATCCTGATAGTCTTTCAAAACATGCTGTTGATGTATTGAACTCACTTGGCGTTGAAGTGCGATTAAATACATTTATGACCGATGTTAATCCGGATGGTGTAAGGGTTGGCGAAGAAACTATTGAAACCGTCAATATAATTTGGGCTGCAGGAAATGAGATCTCACCATTAATAAAATCATTGAATATCGACACTGATAAAGCAGGCAGAGCAAAAGTGAATGCTGACCTATCAATACCCGGTAACCCTGAAGTTTTTGTAATTGGAGATGCGGCATTAGTAATGCAGGATGAAAAACAACTGCCGGGAACAGCACCAGTAGCAATGCAGGAAGGAAGATATGTTGCTCACACAATTATTTCCGGGAAGGATTTTGAAGATCGTGTACATTTCAGGTATTTGGATAAAGGTGATATGGCAACTATAGGTAGAGCACAGGCAGTTGCAAATATCAGGGGGCTAAAACTCACGGGATTTTTTGCGTGGCTTGCGTGGTGCTTCATACATATTTTTTATTTGATAGGATTCAGAAACCGATTCCGTGTTATGGCTGAATGGATATGGTCATATATCACTTTTAAGAGAGGAATACGATTGATAGTTGGTAAAAGGGGTGACGGTTAA